One window of Halopseudomonas maritima genomic DNA carries:
- a CDS encoding Fic family protein — MPDYQPPLTLTPRMLTLVTEICELVGRLTAEEHSRLTPQLRRGNRIRTIQASLAIENNTLSVEQVTAVLDGKRVLGLPVEIQEVRNAFAAYDAMAGWRPDSVEHLLTAHRLLMHGLLDGAGCYRAGGVGIYRGEQLLHMAPPPSRVAVLMQDLLAWVSATELPALIASCVFHYEFEFIHPFADGNGRMGRLWQTLILSRWQPLLAYLPVETVIQAHQGEYYAALAEADKVSEATPFVLFMLTALREALLEAVVGDQVTEQVTDQVKRLLAELPPGAALKASELMERLGLSHRQSFGKSYLKPALAAGLIEMTDPTSPRSPVQRYRRRLR, encoded by the coding sequence GTGCCCGATTACCAACCGCCGCTAACGCTGACTCCCCGCATGCTGACTCTGGTGACAGAGATCTGCGAGCTGGTTGGCCGATTGACTGCTGAGGAGCATAGCCGACTGACCCCGCAGCTTCGGCGGGGTAATCGGATTCGAACCATTCAGGCGTCTCTTGCCATCGAAAACAATACCTTGAGCGTTGAACAGGTAACCGCTGTGCTCGATGGCAAGCGTGTCCTCGGCCTGCCGGTGGAGATCCAGGAAGTGCGCAATGCGTTTGCAGCCTATGATGCGATGGCCGGTTGGCGACCTGATTCAGTGGAGCACCTGCTGACGGCTCATCGACTTCTCATGCACGGGTTGCTGGACGGTGCAGGGTGCTATCGCGCGGGCGGCGTAGGTATCTATCGCGGCGAGCAACTGCTGCACATGGCGCCACCGCCAAGCCGCGTGGCCGTGCTGATGCAGGACTTGCTTGCATGGGTGTCTGCTACAGAACTACCGGCCTTGATCGCTAGCTGTGTGTTTCATTACGAGTTTGAGTTTATCCATCCGTTTGCGGACGGTAACGGACGCATGGGGCGACTTTGGCAAACGCTCATCCTGAGTCGCTGGCAGCCACTGCTGGCCTACCTTCCGGTTGAGACCGTTATTCAGGCCCATCAGGGCGAGTATTACGCAGCTCTGGCCGAGGCAGACAAGGTATCTGAAGCCACTCCGTTCGTTCTCTTCATGCTGACGGCATTGCGCGAAGCGTTACTTGAAGCGGTGGTTGGCGACCAAGTAACCGAACAAGTAACCGACCAAGTAAAACGGTTGCTGGCAGAGTTGCCTCCAGGGGCTGCACTCAAGGCTAGCGAGTTGATGGAGCGCTTGGGGCTCTCTCATCGTCAAAGCTTCGGCAAGTCGTATTTGAAACCGGCGCTTGCCGCGGGATTGATCGAAATGACCGACCCCACGTCGCCACGGAGCCCAGTCCAGCGGTACCGGCGCCGGCTACGTTGA
- a CDS encoding OB-fold protein: MALIECSECGSTVSEMAAACPKCGAPVGKKPLATPVRVLEQPRTVSFWLGVGVLVFPLVFSWFLLRKGHSTTSRVIGFVWLGLSLLAMTGQQAADTSSGSVTRSNSISSSSAPQTPRPAPVEQPLLQVTASQLAQAYDRNTVAADQQFKGKRFLVTGVVDSINTDFLGRPYLTLRGGVNQFMEPQFELDRAHESSAAKLQAGMRVSLVCTGSGDIAKTPMSKSCKPAD; encoded by the coding sequence ATGGCACTGATTGAATGCAGCGAGTGCGGCAGCACTGTGAGTGAAATGGCAGCAGCCTGTCCGAAATGCGGTGCCCCGGTCGGCAAGAAGCCCTTGGCTACGCCGGTGCGTGTGTTGGAGCAGCCTCGTACGGTAAGCTTCTGGTTGGGGGTGGGGGTCTTAGTATTTCCGCTGGTGTTTTCCTGGTTTCTGTTACGCAAGGGGCACTCCACCACCAGCCGAGTGATCGGCTTTGTCTGGCTGGGTTTATCGCTTCTGGCAATGACTGGCCAGCAGGCGGCAGATACCAGCAGCGGGTCAGTCACTCGTTCTAACAGTATTTCCAGTAGCAGCGCACCGCAGACACCGCGCCCGGCACCGGTAGAGCAACCGTTGCTGCAGGTCACTGCGAGTCAGTTGGCGCAGGCCTATGACCGCAATACTGTTGCCGCGGATCAGCAGTTTAAGGGCAAGCGTTTTTTGGTCACCGGTGTTGTTGATTCGATTAACACTGACTTTCTCGGACGCCCTTATCTGACGCTACGAGGAGGGGTGAATCAGTTCATGGAACCGCAGTTCGAACTGGATCGTGCCCATGAATCCTCCGCAGCGAAGCTACAGGCTGGCATGCGGGTCAGTCTTGTCTGCACGGGGAGCGGCGATATCGCCAAGACGCCAATGTCCAAGAGCTGTAAGCCCGCGGACTGA
- a CDS encoding WYL domain-containing transcriptional regulator encodes MKRSTTPESVRWDLALRYRLIETVAWWEGRLTTQHLMQSFGISRQQASKDINTYITEHAPKNLEYDKHLKGYVPSKRFQPRFIDDSASAYLHLLNQSHDRAPHIEGLALAYAHTEVLDVPDRSVRPEVLRPLLKACREGQRLECEYVSFTTPDGETRLIAPHTLVFTGMRWHVRAYCEKNGDYRDFVLSRFRGVPELMDDLSDNTREADTGWNTRVAVIIEPDSRLKAEQRAIVEADYGMIGGQLEIQTRGALVQYVLQRYQIDPTKVHAKPTAQQIVVGNLEQLQPWFYK; translated from the coding sequence ATGAAACGCAGCACCACCCCCGAATCCGTTCGCTGGGATCTTGCCCTTCGCTACCGTCTGATCGAGACGGTCGCCTGGTGGGAAGGTCGGTTGACCACTCAGCACCTGATGCAGAGTTTTGGTATCAGCCGTCAGCAGGCCTCCAAGGACATCAACACCTACATCACCGAGCATGCGCCGAAGAATCTGGAATACGACAAGCACCTGAAGGGCTATGTGCCGAGCAAGCGGTTCCAGCCGCGCTTTATCGACGACAGCGCCAGCGCATACCTGCATCTGCTGAACCAGAGCCACGACCGCGCGCCGCATATTGAAGGTTTGGCATTGGCCTATGCCCATACCGAGGTGCTGGATGTGCCGGACAGGTCGGTGCGTCCTGAGGTGCTGCGGCCGCTGCTGAAGGCCTGTCGCGAAGGTCAGCGACTTGAATGTGAGTATGTGTCGTTTACCACGCCCGATGGCGAGACGCGATTGATCGCACCGCATACGCTGGTATTTACCGGTATGCGCTGGCATGTGCGTGCCTACTGCGAGAAGAACGGCGACTACCGCGACTTTGTGCTCAGCCGATTCCGTGGTGTGCCTGAGTTGATGGATGACCTGTCGGACAATACGCGCGAGGCGGATACAGGCTGGAATACCCGAGTCGCCGTCATCATTGAGCCAGACTCACGTTTGAAGGCTGAACAGCGGGCCATCGTGGAGGCGGATTACGGCATGATCGGCGGGCAGCTGGAGATCCAGACCCGCGGCGCATTGGTGCAGTACGTATTGCAGCGCTACCAGATCGACCCAACCAAAGTGCACGCCAAGCCTACAGCCCAGCAGATTGTGGTCGGTAACCTCGAGCAACTGCAGCCGTGGTTTTACAAGTAA
- a CDS encoding plasmid pRiA4b ORF-3 family protein — MATKPTLYTLFIQLEPLQIEPPVWRLIRVNSDCTLRKLHHFIQAAFGWHSCHLHEFQVGLNHYTPLDPESTDLQGDAQDDRRVKLTKAFKHVDRVRYTYDFGDSWQHVIALEAQEPSDVSGTWCEVLDGAGACPPEDVSGVPGYLDFLQAIARPDSDEGKEALAWAGGHFDPTLFDCRAANAAVQRICNNLWG, encoded by the coding sequence ATGGCAACCAAACCCACGCTGTACACATTGTTTATCCAACTGGAGCCGCTGCAAATCGAACCGCCCGTATGGCGTCTAATCCGGGTAAACAGCGACTGCACGCTACGCAAGCTCCATCACTTCATCCAGGCGGCGTTTGGCTGGCACAGCTGCCACCTGCATGAGTTTCAGGTCGGGCTCAATCACTATACGCCGCTGGATCCGGAGTCTACCGACCTGCAGGGCGATGCGCAGGATGACCGACGCGTCAAGCTGACAAAGGCGTTCAAGCATGTGGATCGTGTGCGCTACACCTATGACTTTGGCGACAGCTGGCAACACGTGATTGCGCTGGAAGCTCAGGAGCCGAGCGATGTATCCGGCACCTGGTGCGAGGTACTCGATGGTGCCGGCGCCTGTCCGCCAGAGGATGTGAGCGGCGTGCCAGGGTATCTGGACTTTCTGCAGGCGATTGCTCGGCCAGACAGTGACGAAGGCAAAGAGGCGCTGGCCTGGGCCGGTGGTCACTTTGATCCGACGTTATTTGACTGCAGGGCTGCCAACGCAGCCGTCCAGCGTATCTGCAACAACCTGTGGGGTTAA
- a CDS encoding ADP-ribosylglycohydrolase family protein, with translation MNATLTSPHTLSTAQRQELLLRYLQRDVCGHPRIALEGGDEGEISVTQASVCGRERRWSMPAPMSPQAERVLGCLLAGAAGDALGARVEFLSWDEIRRGFGNWGIRSMAPIYGRRGAVTDDTQMMLFTAEGLLRAFVRQRETGSCHVPAVIHHALQRWLLTQGVEPALSPCRDGWLIEEVALWSRRAPGNTCLSALMDSRVFGEPAVNDSKGCGGVMRVAPCAFLFDPFAVACESARLTHGHPTGYLAAGLFADILNRLWRQSLPLAEVVVIALQAHGGKAGMQETRRLVEYVLRLHQQGVRPNPERIAELGGGWVADEALAIGLWCALAAESLEDGIIMAVNHSGDSDSTGMIAGNLLGLIYGPQAIPERWLEELELRDVITQVALDLVDIPATYETGGEAELRRRYPGW, from the coding sequence ATGAACGCAACCCTGACCAGCCCTCACACGCTTTCTACCGCACAACGCCAGGAACTGCTGCTGCGCTATTTGCAGCGCGATGTATGCGGCCATCCGCGTATTGCTCTTGAAGGCGGTGACGAAGGCGAAATCAGCGTGACACAAGCTTCTGTGTGTGGGCGTGAACGGCGATGGTCGATGCCTGCGCCAATGTCACCTCAGGCAGAGCGTGTGCTTGGCTGCCTGTTGGCAGGGGCGGCCGGTGACGCTTTGGGCGCCAGGGTCGAGTTCCTGTCCTGGGACGAGATTCGTCGGGGTTTCGGTAACTGGGGTATTCGCTCAATGGCGCCGATCTATGGCCGACGCGGTGCGGTAACCGACGACACCCAGATGATGCTGTTCACCGCTGAGGGGCTGTTGCGGGCTTTTGTACGTCAGCGTGAAACGGGTAGCTGTCACGTACCGGCGGTCATTCACCACGCGTTGCAGCGCTGGTTGCTCACGCAAGGCGTTGAGCCTGCATTGAGCCCCTGCCGGGATGGCTGGTTGATCGAGGAGGTTGCGCTATGGTCACGCCGAGCGCCGGGCAATACCTGCTTGTCTGCGCTGATGGATAGCCGGGTGTTTGGTGAGCCGGCGGTGAACGACAGCAAGGGCTGTGGTGGCGTCATGCGCGTTGCGCCCTGTGCCTTTTTGTTCGACCCATTCGCGGTCGCGTGTGAGTCGGCTCGGCTGACCCATGGCCACCCAACCGGCTACCTGGCGGCTGGTTTGTTTGCTGACATTCTGAATCGCTTGTGGCGTCAGTCATTGCCGTTGGCCGAAGTGGTGGTGATCGCCCTGCAGGCTCACGGTGGCAAAGCAGGAATGCAGGAAACCCGCAGGCTTGTGGAATATGTGCTGCGGTTGCACCAGCAGGGCGTGCGGCCCAACCCGGAACGTATCGCCGAACTGGGCGGAGGCTGGGTTGCAGACGAAGCACTCGCCATCGGTCTCTGGTGCGCGCTGGCGGCGGAAAGCTTGGAGGACGGCATCATCATGGCCGTAAACCACAGTGGTGACAGTGACAGCACTGGCATGATTGCCGGTAATCTGCTCGGTTTGATCTATGGCCCACAGGCTATTCCTGAGCGCTGGCTGGAGGAGCTGGAGTTGCGTGATGTGATTACGCAGGTGGCTCTGGACCTGGTCGACATTCCGGCGACGTATGAGACAGGTGGCGAGGCGGAGCTGCGTCGGCGTTATCCGGGCTGGTGA
- a CDS encoding helix-turn-helix transcriptional regulator, with translation MSQHDTLMRHLALLRMIPRHPAKRATTTLHEKLSEEGFTLTPRSLQRDLERLSTWFPLTCDKSEKPYRWSYVASYASDLPAMDTVEALVLVMAEQGLADKLPPSALSHISYRFERARQHLESLHANGLSHWSKRVSSIPEGKSLIAPEVKAGIWDAVSDALLNQQAIEVDYLSRYKQDLQHFTVHPQGLVTRGQISYVLATINQHDDIRQLALHRFQAVKHSSEAYRPHPDFNVQDYITEGSFGLPVTTDPVVLVAQLNNHVAWKLRETPVSDDQTLSEPDADGWIELRATVPNDQQTLWWIHGFGAGFHVVQPAEWRDHQAEQAEKILSQARKNGYQPVQQEVTS, from the coding sequence ATGAGCCAGCACGATACGTTGATGCGCCACCTCGCCCTGCTGCGCATGATCCCCCGGCACCCCGCCAAGCGCGCGACCACTACCCTGCATGAAAAGCTCAGCGAAGAAGGGTTCACCCTGACGCCACGCTCCTTGCAGCGCGACCTTGAACGGCTCTCGACCTGGTTTCCGCTTACCTGCGACAAATCCGAAAAGCCCTATCGCTGGTCTTACGTTGCCAGCTACGCCAGTGACCTGCCAGCGATGGATACGGTCGAGGCTCTGGTGCTGGTCATGGCAGAGCAAGGATTGGCAGACAAGCTGCCGCCCTCCGCACTCAGTCACATCAGCTACCGCTTTGAACGCGCACGCCAGCACCTTGAGAGTCTGCATGCAAATGGGCTCTCCCATTGGAGCAAGCGCGTTTCCAGCATTCCTGAAGGCAAGTCGCTGATTGCACCAGAAGTCAAAGCAGGCATTTGGGACGCTGTGTCGGATGCCTTGCTCAATCAGCAAGCCATTGAGGTGGACTACCTCAGCCGCTACAAGCAGGATCTCCAGCACTTCACAGTCCACCCGCAAGGACTGGTGACGCGCGGGCAGATCAGCTATGTCCTTGCCACCATCAACCAGCACGATGACATCCGTCAGTTGGCGCTGCATCGCTTTCAAGCAGTAAAACACAGCAGCGAAGCTTACCGGCCACATCCGGACTTCAACGTGCAGGATTACATCACCGAAGGCAGCTTTGGCTTGCCAGTCACAACAGACCCGGTGGTGCTTGTTGCCCAGCTGAACAACCACGTTGCCTGGAAGCTGAGGGAAACACCGGTAAGCGATGATCAAACATTGTCTGAACCCGACGCAGATGGCTGGATTGAGTTACGCGCAACAGTACCGAACGACCAGCAAACCCTCTGGTGGATTCACGGCTTCGGTGCCGGCTTTCACGTAGTGCAACCGGCTGAGTGGCGAGATCATCAGGCGGAACAGGCGGAGAAGATCTTGTCGCAGGCCAGAAAAAACGGTTACCAGCCTGTACAGCAGGAGGTGACGTCATGA
- a CDS encoding HEPN domain-containing protein: MSYERLKQRQRAERHTHNENLALRTHRSLSWLNRAEQAEDLDGQFIFLWIAFNAAYATEIDERLRLSEQETFKAFLNKLCELDQQNTLEKLVWQAFPGNIRVLLDNPFVFQSFWDYQNGKLSHEEWQQRFTAGKQRAKTALGSRDTATVLAVVFSRLYTLRNQLIHGGATWNGKVNREQLRDCVAILGQLVPLVIEIMLDNPNTLWGDACYPVVKD; the protein is encoded by the coding sequence ATGAGTTACGAACGCCTCAAGCAACGCCAACGCGCCGAACGCCACACCCACAACGAGAACCTTGCCCTGCGCACTCACCGCTCACTCAGCTGGCTCAATCGCGCCGAGCAAGCCGAGGATCTCGACGGCCAATTCATTTTCCTCTGGATCGCTTTCAACGCTGCCTACGCCACAGAAATCGATGAACGCCTGCGCCTGAGCGAACAGGAAACCTTCAAGGCCTTCCTCAACAAGCTATGCGAACTGGATCAGCAGAACACGCTGGAGAAGCTGGTATGGCAAGCATTCCCCGGCAACATCCGGGTGCTGCTCGACAACCCGTTTGTGTTTCAAAGTTTTTGGGATTACCAGAACGGTAAACTCAGCCACGAAGAATGGCAACAGCGCTTCACCGCAGGCAAGCAACGCGCCAAAACCGCCCTCGGCTCCCGCGACACCGCTACCGTCCTGGCCGTGGTGTTTAGCCGACTCTACACGCTACGCAACCAATTGATCCACGGCGGCGCCACTTGGAACGGGAAGGTCAATCGCGAACAGCTGCGCGACTGCGTCGCCATCCTCGGTCAACTGGTACCGCTGGTGATCGAGATCATGCTCGATAACCCGAACACCTTGTGGGGCGATGCGTGTTATCCGGTGGTAAAGGACTGA
- a CDS encoding transposase produces MPRFKPYDYSQHSMVVINYQEQLQPGTFEYAVHYLIEHKLDLSVFHPRYSNDATGRLAYDPAILLKIILFAYSKGITSSRQIQWCCETNILFKALSCDTVPHFTTLASFVSENATAIEAVFEQVLLVCHQQGLLGNELFAIDGCKMSSNAAKEWSGTFKELKAKRGKLRKLIRHHLNEHRQHDAAETEVEMERAIRHGKMILSLDQAMEKVDRFLKTQSPRMGQGKRRKEVKSNITDNDSAKMTTSKGTLQGYNGVAMVDRKHQIIIEAQAFGEGQEHHTLKPMLETLEQRYARLKIADAIYQHGVVVTADTGFANEANMQYLHTRQINGYIPDNRFRSRDPRFALQKDKYGKRHQKPAGVTRSPTFPASAFDFDPIHMTCRCPVGQQLSHRGVRTNDAGVPVAYFEGRLLQCRTCPKRNACMHNPQSAEHRKGAGRQVSFRLEANRPPSYTDWMKHRVDSPEGKAIYSHRMSVVEPVFGNIGTNKRLSRFSLRGRRKVQGQWQLYCLVHNLEKLANYGQCG; encoded by the coding sequence ATGCCGCGCTTCAAGCCCTACGACTACAGCCAGCACAGCATGGTGGTGATCAACTACCAGGAGCAGCTTCAGCCCGGCACGTTCGAGTACGCCGTTCATTATCTGATTGAACACAAGCTGGACCTTTCGGTCTTCCATCCCCGTTACAGCAACGATGCCACAGGCCGGTTAGCCTATGACCCGGCCATCTTGCTCAAGATTATTCTGTTCGCCTATTCCAAGGGCATTACCTCTAGCCGCCAGATCCAGTGGTGCTGCGAGACCAACATTCTATTCAAGGCGCTGTCCTGCGATACGGTTCCGCATTTCACCACCCTGGCCAGCTTTGTCAGCGAGAACGCCACGGCGATCGAAGCGGTGTTCGAGCAGGTGTTGCTGGTGTGTCATCAGCAGGGTTTGTTGGGTAACGAGCTGTTTGCTATCGACGGTTGCAAGATGTCCTCCAATGCTGCCAAGGAGTGGTCGGGTACCTTCAAGGAGCTCAAGGCCAAGCGCGGCAAACTGCGCAAGCTGATCCGTCACCATCTGAACGAACACCGCCAGCATGATGCGGCGGAGACAGAGGTGGAGATGGAGCGAGCCATCCGCCACGGCAAGATGATCCTCTCGCTGGATCAAGCGATGGAAAAGGTAGATCGGTTTTTAAAGACCCAGAGTCCAAGGATGGGCCAGGGTAAGCGCCGCAAGGAAGTGAAGAGCAATATCACCGATAACGACAGCGCCAAGATGACTACCAGCAAGGGCACGCTGCAAGGCTACAACGGCGTCGCCATGGTGGATCGCAAGCACCAGATCATCATTGAGGCCCAAGCCTTCGGCGAAGGGCAGGAGCACCATACCCTCAAACCCATGCTGGAAACCTTGGAGCAGCGTTATGCCCGACTGAAGATTGCCGATGCTATCTATCAGCACGGCGTGGTAGTCACCGCCGATACCGGCTTTGCCAACGAAGCCAACATGCAATACCTGCATACCAGACAGATCAACGGCTATATACCGGACAACCGCTTTCGTAGTCGTGACCCGCGCTTTGCCCTGCAAAAAGACAAGTACGGCAAGCGCCACCAGAAGCCCGCAGGCGTGACGCGCAGTCCGACATTCCCGGCCAGTGCCTTTGATTTTGATCCTATACACATGACCTGCCGCTGCCCGGTTGGCCAACAACTCAGCCACCGTGGCGTGCGGACAAACGACGCTGGTGTACCGGTAGCCTATTTTGAAGGACGCTTGCTGCAATGCCGAACCTGCCCCAAGCGCAACGCCTGTATGCACAACCCGCAGTCTGCAGAGCACCGCAAGGGCGCGGGGAGGCAGGTTTCGTTTCGATTGGAGGCGAACCGGCCACCGAGCTATACCGACTGGATGAAGCACCGAGTGGACAGCCCCGAGGGCAAAGCGATTTACAGCCACAGGATGTCGGTGGTGGAGCCGGTGTTTGGGAACATCGGCACCAACAAGCGGTTGAGCCGCTTCAGCTTGCGCGGCCGCAGAAAGGTTCAAGGTCAATGGCAGTTGTATTGCCTAGTCCACAATCTGGAGAAGCTGGCGAATTACGGGCAATGCGGCTGA
- a CDS encoding NERD domain-containing protein: MTEKGERCRQHYQSVYERSHPEINKGRALDECLHHFLDQRPAGKNLSALERAQGLARVSFWLDQDALAQSELASLALSRVLHFDNAISIEILLHLASRNPEVLRWAIRYSKLFMRVTSPLWLALRAGLAGNEWEVFFAVCDRLLVQLKPFDELIASAEKQLERLSLLELFSYLSVLAYEGITDDSHADRSGKHWQVYNRIILRKLQTCSEGDFRLTESRLARSLKRHLSPILFPESSSADGARCRENLEWLAVLTAATQERIDYEGSIDWFCFDQECCYQLKPGEPVIYNKSSAGTERWKRTERKGDLLWHYWMNRAVQAFIESGMAEQTIGSPENHELNQLAYIKAMRSELQLQQIYGLTDRIALGDGIQVRLHQVLLASELTSVFFTGHFIQPFQHYFQEHGVLAHALGRLAMDGLLSGENRFPMTWSEEEEKIGRIKGWTVSEDCPRGSAESAKAILKFWTSDLKALGQQLKQQPGMPAPRLHEQPFYKIGRYSFQFPWVVAQQNNLTAAINNLRRVNARRADVQEETQRVELVLAESLRQRGFAVKVGYRPLVTAEDDAGEVDLICHRDGVVLLLEVKSGYIRSTRHEVWLHRTNTLRKAAWQLRRKQVAVLNALIDDQELRAKLGYHSHKPGADMRSWIIDTSIEFDGQSVDGFRVVSREALEIILRDEKQLLRPLDQLDEGYVGSLFPDGFTARWLVSVVESDELWRGIC, from the coding sequence ATGACAGAAAAGGGAGAGCGTTGCCGGCAGCATTACCAGTCGGTATATGAACGGAGTCATCCAGAGATCAACAAGGGCCGAGCTCTTGATGAATGCCTACATCACTTCCTTGATCAGCGCCCCGCGGGTAAGAACTTGTCAGCTCTCGAGCGTGCGCAAGGCTTAGCACGGGTGTCGTTTTGGCTTGATCAGGATGCGCTTGCCCAATCCGAACTCGCCAGCCTGGCCCTTAGTCGCGTGCTGCATTTTGATAATGCAATCAGTATCGAGATCCTGTTGCACCTCGCCAGCCGTAACCCTGAGGTGCTTAGATGGGCCATTCGCTATTCAAAGCTGTTCATGCGTGTAACTTCGCCCCTCTGGCTGGCGCTTCGGGCTGGGCTTGCGGGGAATGAGTGGGAAGTGTTTTTTGCTGTCTGCGACCGTTTGCTGGTTCAGCTCAAGCCCTTTGACGAGCTGATCGCCAGCGCTGAAAAACAGCTTGAACGGTTGTCCCTATTGGAGCTGTTTTCTTATCTCAGCGTGCTGGCTTATGAGGGCATTACCGACGACTCGCACGCCGATAGATCCGGTAAGCACTGGCAGGTTTACAACCGCATTATTCTAAGGAAACTCCAGACTTGCTCGGAAGGTGACTTTCGCCTGACTGAGTCTCGGCTCGCCCGGTCGCTGAAGCGCCACTTGTCACCGATCCTTTTCCCTGAGTCGTCCAGCGCAGATGGAGCCAGGTGCCGTGAAAACCTTGAATGGCTGGCTGTTCTTACTGCCGCAACCCAAGAGCGAATCGACTACGAGGGTTCCATTGATTGGTTCTGCTTCGATCAGGAATGTTGTTATCAGTTAAAGCCAGGCGAGCCGGTTATCTATAACAAGTCAAGTGCTGGAACAGAGCGATGGAAGCGAACGGAGCGTAAAGGCGATCTGCTTTGGCACTATTGGATGAACCGTGCTGTTCAGGCCTTCATTGAATCCGGTATGGCCGAGCAAACTATCGGTTCGCCCGAGAATCATGAGCTGAATCAGTTGGCGTATATCAAGGCTATGCGCAGCGAGCTGCAATTGCAGCAGATTTATGGCTTGACTGACCGGATTGCTCTCGGTGATGGCATCCAGGTTCGGCTTCATCAGGTGTTGCTGGCGAGCGAGCTGACCTCGGTTTTCTTTACGGGGCATTTCATCCAGCCGTTCCAACATTATTTCCAAGAACATGGCGTGCTTGCTCATGCACTTGGTCGCTTGGCTATGGACGGCTTATTGTCGGGAGAGAACAGGTTCCCCATGACCTGGTCCGAAGAGGAAGAAAAGATCGGTAGGATTAAAGGCTGGACGGTTAGCGAAGACTGTCCGCGAGGCAGTGCTGAGTCTGCTAAAGCCATTCTCAAGTTCTGGACCAGCGACCTCAAAGCACTAGGGCAGCAACTCAAGCAGCAGCCCGGCATGCCAGCACCACGCCTGCACGAGCAACCCTTTTACAAGATCGGTCGATACAGCTTTCAGTTTCCTTGGGTGGTTGCTCAGCAAAATAACCTGACGGCAGCCATCAATAACCTGCGGCGCGTGAATGCACGCAGAGCTGATGTACAGGAAGAAACCCAGCGAGTAGAGCTGGTGCTGGCAGAGAGCCTTCGGCAAAGAGGCTTTGCTGTGAAAGTGGGCTATCGGCCACTGGTGACTGCAGAGGATGATGCCGGTGAAGTGGATCTGATCTGTCACAGGGATGGCGTTGTGCTGCTCCTAGAGGTCAAGTCAGGCTACATACGCTCGACCAGGCATGAGGTGTGGTTGCATCGCACCAACACGTTGCGCAAGGCTGCTTGGCAGCTACGACGCAAACAGGTCGCCGTGCTCAACGCGCTGATTGACGATCAGGAGTTGCGGGCCAAGCTGGGCTATCACAGTCATAAACCTGGGGCGGATATGCGCTCTTGGATTATTGACACTTCCATTGAATTCGATGGGCAGTCGGTTGATGGGTTTAGGGTGGTATCGCGTGAAGCACTGGAAATCATTCTGCGTGATGAAAAACAGCTCCTCAGACCCTTAGATCAGCTTGACGAGGGGTATGTGGGTTCGTTGTTTCCTGATGGGTTTACTGCTCGCTGGCTTGTCAGCGTTGTTGAGTCAGATGAGCTTTGGCGCGGCATTTGCTGA
- a CDS encoding complement resistance protein TraT produces MIPTCPACHSDQIQHCHYGKRAGGTIGTVAGAFSGASGATAGALEGARIGATVMRFAGPTATASGAVLGAISGGLIGCVAGLKLGEVVDQELLCRYRCTQCGKHF; encoded by the coding sequence ATGATTCCAACCTGTCCTGCCTGTCATTCTGACCAGATCCAGCATTGTCACTACGGCAAACGCGCCGGCGGCACCATTGGTACCGTTGCGGGCGCCTTTAGCGGCGCGTCTGGCGCTACTGCCGGCGCTCTTGAGGGCGCACGCATTGGTGCTACCGTCATGCGCTTTGCTGGCCCCACCGCAACAGCATCTGGCGCAGTGCTGGGCGCGATATCAGGCGGTCTGATTGGCTGCGTTGCCGGGCTCAAGCTTGGTGAGGTGGTCGACCAGGAACTGCTCTGTCGTTATCGCTGTACCCAGTGCGGCAAGCACTTTTAA